From the genome of Pelobacter propionicus DSM 2379, one region includes:
- a CDS encoding coproporphyrinogen-III oxidase family protein, with protein sequence MQRNAALDRIRNELFYGSCNYTKSQPDLFVPQHFTMLAPSKASSFIDTVVAAMVETELLLYIHLPFCFSECLFCNSFPHKVDTQVQQEYLRRLILQIELYERLGLFKGKKAKCICFGGGTPTAFANSEIRKVMDTVRACVTLTDDCSIATEAHPATMEHEARVLDLADMGFNRISMGCQTFDPQILQLCNRNNTPSQVQGIVQTVQRAGMMINIDMMTGLPGQSIESVQADLRMLEQIRPDAVEYIRHEIVNPLIARLYTQRPELIVPDDTLFDMVFMAQEWMDGQGYEQNGRFSCDRQWPYRYHWLRETPIISFGIRTRSYSPAICFDSHEELASFNRLVDKGIPPVGRYIMLSRRERMYRRLILSLQLKGGLDISRFHASFGESPLDVFSPLVSKLADLGCLCQEDESLRLTRLGAYFVEDVCDCIIDSALQEESRGLVRAPHSGGSMFRR encoded by the coding sequence ATGCAGCGAAATGCCGCTCTTGACAGGATACGGAACGAACTGTTCTACGGTTCGTGCAACTATACGAAAAGCCAGCCAGATCTGTTCGTTCCCCAGCATTTTACCATGTTGGCGCCTTCGAAGGCTTCCTCGTTCATTGACACGGTCGTTGCTGCCATGGTTGAAACTGAACTTTTGCTGTACATCCATCTTCCCTTCTGCTTTTCAGAATGCTTGTTTTGTAATTCCTTTCCCCACAAAGTTGATACCCAGGTCCAGCAGGAGTACCTCAGGCGCCTTATTCTGCAGATAGAGCTGTACGAGCGGCTTGGACTCTTTAAGGGCAAAAAGGCCAAGTGCATCTGTTTCGGGGGAGGGACGCCCACCGCTTTCGCGAACAGCGAGATCAGGAAAGTCATGGATACGGTTCGCGCATGCGTTACCCTGACCGATGACTGCAGTATTGCCACGGAAGCCCATCCGGCAACCATGGAGCACGAAGCCCGGGTCCTCGATCTGGCAGACATGGGGTTCAACCGCATCAGTATGGGCTGCCAGACCTTCGATCCGCAGATCCTTCAGCTCTGCAACAGAAACAACACCCCCAGCCAGGTTCAGGGCATCGTGCAAACGGTGCAGCGGGCCGGCATGATGATCAACATCGATATGATGACCGGTCTCCCCGGTCAGTCGATTGAGAGCGTACAGGCGGATCTCCGCATGCTGGAGCAGATCCGCCCCGACGCCGTCGAGTACATCCGGCACGAAATCGTCAATCCCCTGATCGCGCGGTTGTATACCCAGCGGCCCGAACTGATCGTTCCCGATGACACGCTCTTTGACATGGTGTTCATGGCCCAGGAGTGGATGGATGGTCAGGGCTACGAACAGAATGGCCGCTTCAGCTGCGACCGGCAGTGGCCCTACCGCTATCACTGGCTGCGGGAAACGCCGATCATCTCCTTCGGTATCAGAACCAGATCCTACTCGCCCGCGATCTGCTTTGACAGCCACGAAGAACTGGCCAGCTTCAATCGCCTGGTGGATAAGGGGATTCCGCCCGTGGGACGGTATATCATGTTGTCCCGGCGGGAGCGCATGTACCGGAGACTGATCCTGAGCCTGCAGCTGAAGGGTGGTCTCGACATCAGCCGCTTTCACGCCAGCTTTGGAGAGAGTCCCCTGGATGTGTTCAGCCCACTTGTCTCGAAACTCGCAGATCTGGGCTGTCTCTGCCAGGAGGATGAATCCCTGCGTCTGACCCGGCTGGGCGCCTATTTTGTAGAGGATGTGTGCGACTGCATTATCGATAGCGCCTTGCAGGAAGAATCACGCGGTCTTGTACGGGCGCCCCATTCAGGCGGCAGCATGTTCCGTCGTTGA
- a CDS encoding B12-binding domain-containing radical SAM protein produces MSNRKSILFIHPQGENWIPGQENISRIVNIMPPLGLLSLSAWLERHGHQTWVHDCYAFPGSDDRILETLREQQPDFVCFSTTTSSFLDGIRLAHRVREARPSARCVFGGVHLSALGERLLAEYPVIDFGVMGEGEETLRELVESEGKQLADIRGLIHRQKDRVVFNGYREQLVDMDSLPFPLYEKLHGFPDSYRLPIFSYPKAPNTTIITSRGCPYTCSYCDRSVFRRSYRYNSPQYMLNYLLHLRQRFNIRHVNIYDDTFTLKRQRVLDFCQLKISSGLKMTFNCAARTEQLDREMLVQLKRAGCWMISLGIETGDPQLLQRHRSYLPSQVVENPLQNIRETVLLIKECGIRVKGLFMMGLPGETGESIRQSMEYVFSLPLDDFNLSKLTPFPGAPMYRDIRNHGSFDETWELMNAANFTFIPHGFTREELEGLHLEFYRRYFSRPSTLFNYASMMWKSPDSWLRFWKDLPTFLKCTRKGKRK; encoded by the coding sequence ATGAGCAACAGGAAGAGTATTCTGTTTATTCACCCCCAGGGGGAGAACTGGATTCCGGGCCAGGAGAACATCTCCCGGATCGTCAACATCATGCCTCCCCTGGGGCTGCTCTCCCTGTCGGCATGGCTGGAAAGGCACGGCCACCAAACCTGGGTCCATGACTGCTACGCCTTTCCGGGAAGCGACGACAGGATTCTTGAGACCCTGCGGGAGCAGCAGCCGGACTTCGTCTGTTTCTCCACCACGACCTCCAGCTTTCTCGATGGCATCCGCCTGGCCCACAGGGTCAGGGAAGCCAGGCCGTCGGCCAGATGCGTGTTCGGCGGCGTCCACCTCTCCGCGCTGGGCGAGCGCCTGCTGGCCGAGTATCCGGTCATCGATTTCGGCGTAATGGGAGAAGGCGAGGAGACGCTGCGGGAACTGGTGGAATCCGAGGGCAAACAACTGGCTGACATCAGGGGGCTCATCCATCGTCAGAAAGACAGGGTCGTCTTCAACGGCTATCGTGAGCAGCTGGTGGACATGGACAGCCTCCCCTTTCCCCTGTACGAAAAGCTGCACGGCTTCCCCGACAGCTACCGCCTGCCCATCTTCAGCTACCCCAAAGCGCCCAACACCACCATCATTACCAGCCGCGGCTGCCCCTATACCTGCTCCTACTGCGACCGCTCCGTGTTCCGCCGCTCCTACCGCTACAATTCCCCCCAGTACATGCTGAACTACCTGTTGCATCTGCGCCAGCGCTTCAACATCAGGCACGTCAATATCTACGATGACACCTTCACCCTCAAGCGCCAGAGGGTGCTGGATTTCTGCCAGCTAAAAATCAGCTCCGGCCTGAAGATGACCTTCAACTGCGCGGCCCGCACGGAGCAGCTGGACAGGGAGATGCTCGTGCAACTGAAGCGGGCCGGCTGCTGGATGATCAGCCTCGGGATCGAAACGGGCGATCCGCAGCTGCTGCAGCGTCACCGCTCCTACCTGCCGTCACAGGTGGTGGAGAATCCGCTGCAGAACATCCGCGAAACGGTCCTGCTGATCAAGGAGTGCGGCATCCGCGTCAAGGGCCTGTTTATGATGGGGCTTCCGGGAGAGACCGGGGAGAGCATCAGGCAAAGCATGGAGTACGTGTTCAGCCTCCCCCTGGACGACTTCAACCTCTCGAAACTGACCCCTTTCCCCGGAGCACCGATGTACCGGGATATCCGCAACCATGGCAGCTTTGATGAGACATGGGAACTGATGAATGCGGCCAATTTCACCTTCATCCCCCACGGCTTCACGCGGGAAGAGCTGGAAGGACTGCACCTGGAATTCTACCGGCGCTACTTTTCGCGACCGTCAACACTTTTTAACTACGCCTCGATGATGTGGAAGTCGCCTGACAGCTGGCTGCGTTTCTGGAAGGACCTGCCAACGTTTCTGAAATGCACCCGCAAGGGTAAGAGAAAGTGA
- the prsT gene encoding XrtA/PEP-CTERM system TPR-repeat protein PrsT, producing MRLKLIAALLIVLTVCSACGRKSKEELLAEGIKQLGASNPSGAVVLFKNALEKDENYLDARFQLAKAYARLGKNEQAEREFLKVLKQNPSRDEAIVELAAVYNATRKGDQAFALGEQYLAKHPGSAEGLEILGIACAVTKRFDDAERYLQQALAASPSRSKTRLELAGVYVAAGKEQQAKAVLEELVRSDPKNFKGFYMLAAIEKSGGNRDRALEIYTRILSMDRSETLAAYKSGLIQIEKGDLPKADGIADSMIKEFPKRAEGHRLKGLVLYQRKQYAEAMTSLQNSIKIAPTLEAYYFMGLCQYGRGELESSLSQFRQVLDRVPSSRQARLMTATVLLAQKRVDDAIGEIKKVLQADDNDAVAHNLLGNAYMAKGMFDEGMRELNRATSIDPRIVDAYLKKGYFYFSRGKNAEGESELATAVKVAPDALNSRMLLASYYMRSGSAPKALNVLKGGLSGKKGDALLYNSIASVHLSQNRPDLALASIQKAKQVDPAFPASYQNLATYYAASGKYDNAIAEYSALLRVDPRNLRAMLGLAALYEIKGNDREALAFYDRATDTGQPAAFLTKATYLAKKRETGKAIKVVDELLKKDSRNLAALEMKGRLLMVEKEYKQAVKVFDEVEAVKPDAGVALKIGAYVAMKDTSKAVSQARVFIDKYPRSARGYLVLASVHESLGDRNRAMAEVRNGLRVEPGNGEALVRLGNLLESARDHNQAMAMYDEALKKNPNYVPALFAQGALLDSTGKKKEAVARYRATLAKSETYVPALNNLAYLCASGFGSKEEALRLAVTAFKLEPGNAGIMDTLGFALLKNRRLDDAAKVLERASTLLPTNPTVTYHLALVYAERGDRARATTLLQKSLSQGAFADAPAARSLLAGLRKR from the coding sequence ATGAGACTGAAACTGATAGCTGCGTTGTTGATTGTCCTGACGGTCTGCTCCGCGTGCGGTCGCAAGTCAAAGGAAGAGTTGCTGGCTGAAGGCATCAAACAGTTGGGTGCATCGAACCCCAGCGGTGCCGTCGTGCTTTTCAAGAATGCCCTTGAAAAGGATGAGAACTACCTGGATGCCCGTTTCCAGTTGGCCAAGGCCTATGCCCGCCTGGGCAAGAACGAGCAGGCGGAGAGGGAGTTCCTGAAGGTTCTCAAGCAGAACCCGTCCCGTGACGAGGCGATCGTCGAGCTTGCCGCTGTCTACAATGCCACCCGCAAGGGAGATCAGGCCTTTGCCCTGGGGGAGCAGTACCTTGCCAAACACCCCGGTTCTGCGGAAGGGTTGGAGATCCTGGGCATCGCCTGCGCGGTGACCAAGCGCTTTGACGATGCTGAACGTTATCTGCAGCAGGCCCTCGCCGCTTCCCCCTCCCGTTCGAAAACACGGCTTGAGCTTGCCGGCGTGTATGTGGCGGCCGGCAAGGAGCAGCAGGCAAAGGCTGTTCTGGAAGAACTGGTCCGAAGCGACCCGAAAAACTTCAAGGGCTTTTACATGCTGGCCGCCATAGAAAAATCGGGCGGCAATCGGGACCGGGCCCTGGAGATCTACACCAGGATACTCTCCATGGACAGGTCGGAGACCCTTGCGGCATACAAGTCAGGCCTGATTCAGATTGAGAAGGGTGATCTGCCGAAAGCCGACGGCATCGCCGACTCCATGATCAAGGAATTTCCCAAGCGCGCCGAAGGGCACCGTCTGAAGGGCCTGGTCCTGTACCAGCGCAAGCAGTATGCCGAGGCAATGACCAGCCTGCAGAACTCCATCAAGATCGCTCCCACCCTGGAAGCCTATTACTTCATGGGGCTCTGCCAGTACGGCCGGGGGGAGCTGGAGAGCAGCCTGAGCCAGTTCCGCCAGGTCCTGGACAGGGTCCCCTCCTCCCGTCAGGCGCGGCTGATGACGGCCACCGTCCTTTTGGCCCAGAAACGCGTGGATGACGCCATCGGCGAGATCAAAAAGGTGCTGCAGGCCGACGACAACGATGCGGTGGCCCACAACCTGCTGGGCAATGCCTACATGGCCAAGGGGATGTTCGACGAGGGGATGCGCGAGCTGAACCGCGCCACGAGCATCGATCCCAGGATCGTGGATGCCTACCTGAAGAAGGGCTACTTCTACTTCAGTCGCGGCAAGAACGCCGAAGGGGAGAGCGAGCTGGCAACCGCGGTGAAGGTCGCTCCCGATGCCCTGAACAGCAGGATGCTCCTGGCCTCGTACTACATGAGGTCGGGCAGCGCTCCCAAGGCCCTGAACGTCCTCAAGGGGGGGCTGAGCGGCAAAAAGGGTGATGCGCTCCTCTACAACAGCATTGCCTCGGTGCACCTCTCCCAGAACAGGCCTGATCTGGCCCTGGCGAGCATCCAGAAGGCCAAGCAGGTCGACCCCGCGTTTCCCGCCTCCTACCAGAACCTGGCCACCTACTATGCCGCCTCGGGCAAGTACGACAATGCCATTGCCGAATACAGTGCACTGCTGCGCGTCGATCCCCGCAACCTGCGCGCCATGCTCGGTCTGGCCGCTTTGTACGAGATCAAGGGTAACGACCGCGAGGCGCTCGCCTTCTATGACAGGGCAACCGACACCGGCCAGCCCGCGGCTTTCCTGACAAAGGCCACCTACCTGGCCAAGAAGCGCGAAACCGGCAAGGCCATAAAGGTCGTTGACGAACTGCTCAAGAAGGATTCCCGTAATCTTGCGGCGCTTGAGATGAAGGGCCGCCTGCTGATGGTGGAAAAAGAGTACAAGCAGGCCGTCAAGGTCTTTGATGAGGTGGAAGCGGTCAAGCCGGATGCGGGCGTTGCCCTCAAGATCGGCGCCTACGTGGCAATGAAGGATACGTCCAAGGCCGTTTCCCAGGCCAGGGTCTTCATCGACAAGTATCCCCGCTCCGCCAGGGGCTATCTGGTGCTTGCCTCCGTCCACGAGAGCCTGGGTGACCGCAACCGCGCCATGGCCGAGGTCAGAAACGGCCTGCGGGTGGAACCGGGCAACGGGGAGGCTCTGGTCAGGCTGGGTAATCTGCTGGAGTCGGCCAGGGACCACAACCAGGCCATGGCCATGTACGACGAGGCGCTGAAGAAGAATCCGAATTATGTGCCGGCCCTGTTCGCCCAGGGTGCGCTGCTGGACAGCACGGGCAAGAAGAAGGAGGCGGTGGCCAGGTACCGCGCCACCCTGGCCAAGTCGGAAACCTATGTGCCTGCCCTGAACAACCTGGCCTATCTGTGCGCCTCCGGCTTCGGCAGCAAAGAAGAGGCGCTCAGGCTGGCCGTCACCGCCTTCAAGCTGGAACCGGGAAACGCCGGAATCATGGATACGCTTGGCTTTGCCCTGCTGAAGAACAGGCGCCTGGATGACGCCGCCAAGGTGCTGGAACGGGCAAGCACCCTGCTGCCCACTAATCCCACCGTTACCTATCACCTGGCCCTGGTGTACGCGGAGCGGGGAGACAGGGCCAGGGCAACGACGCTGCTGCAGAAGTCGCTCTCCCAGGGTGCGTTTGCCGACGCTCCCGCGGCCAGGTCGCTCCTTGCCGGGTTGAGGAAGAGATAA
- a CDS encoding succinate dehydrogenase/fumarate reductase iron-sulfur subunit codes for MSDHKTMTLTLIVWRQKDASDPGKFETYTAKNITEHHSFLEMLDVVNEDLILAGKEPIAFDHDCREGICGMCSQIINGAAHGGQERTTVCQLHMRKFKDGDTIYIEPWRARAFPIIKDLVVDRTALDTIVQAGAYVSCHTGGVPDGNAILIPKPIADESMDAAECIGCGACVAGCPNGAAMLFTGAKVSQFAVLPQGKGEAVTRVKALVKTMKECGFGNCTNHYECQAACPKGINVKFIARMNREFIKAQFA; via the coding sequence ATGAGCGATCACAAGACAATGACACTGACACTGATCGTGTGGCGCCAAAAGGATGCCAGCGATCCGGGAAAGTTTGAGACCTATACCGCTAAGAACATCACTGAACATCATTCTTTTCTGGAGATGCTCGACGTTGTTAACGAAGATCTGATCCTTGCCGGCAAGGAGCCGATCGCGTTTGACCACGACTGCCGCGAAGGCATCTGTGGCATGTGTTCCCAGATCATCAACGGCGCAGCCCACGGCGGCCAGGAGCGGACCACGGTTTGCCAGCTGCACATGCGTAAGTTCAAGGATGGCGACACCATCTACATCGAGCCCTGGCGTGCCCGCGCGTTCCCCATCATCAAGGACCTGGTGGTGGACCGCACCGCTCTGGATACCATTGTCCAGGCCGGCGCCTACGTCTCCTGCCACACCGGCGGCGTGCCCGATGGCAATGCCATCCTGATTCCCAAGCCGATCGCTGACGAGTCCATGGACGCCGCCGAATGTATCGGTTGCGGCGCCTGCGTGGCCGGTTGCCCCAACGGAGCTGCCATGCTCTTCACCGGTGCCAAGGTTTCCCAGTTCGCGGTTCTTCCCCAGGGTAAGGGTGAGGCTGTGACACGCGTCAAGGCCCTGGTCAAAACCATGAAGGAGTGCGGCTTTGGTAACTGCACCAACCATTATGAGTGCCAGGCTGCCTGCCCGAAGGGGATCAACGTCAAGTTTATCGCCCGCATGAACCGCGAGTTCATCAAGGCACAGTTCGCCTGA
- a CDS encoding TIGR03013 family XrtA/PEP-CTERM system glycosyltransferase — protein sequence MATNTLFGVVTSFALLSVVYYLDPAIVLGRGVLVGSLLLYLLFQSGWHALFLLSRRQELFAHRVLILGTGPLARQMGELLSSTSRNLAIAGYAPCVSSAPPGGTDRDDGGSVVPPEQVVGEGGDLLRTARETGADLIVVALTERRGFFPLADVLKCKLSGITVMDAPSFYEFVTGSLLLESITPSWFIFSSGFRRTTLFNISKRVMDILLALVGLLLTFPLFPLMAVAIRLDSPGPVFFRQERVGAGERLFTLIKFRTMRQDAEQATGAVWAEKNDPRVTPLGSFLRGSRIDEIPQLINVLKGEMSLIGPRPERPEFVEKLKLVIPYYSKRHFIKPGLTGWAQVRYPYGSSVEDAVEKLRYDLYYTKNVCPFLDTLIFLETIKVVLFGRGGR from the coding sequence ATTGCCACCAACACCCTCTTCGGCGTCGTAACCTCATTCGCCCTGCTCTCCGTTGTCTACTACCTGGATCCCGCCATCGTGCTGGGACGCGGCGTGCTGGTCGGTTCCCTGCTTCTCTACCTGCTGTTCCAGTCCGGTTGGCATGCCCTCTTTCTGCTGAGCAGGCGCCAGGAACTCTTCGCCCATCGGGTGCTGATCCTGGGGACCGGTCCGCTTGCCAGGCAGATGGGAGAGCTGCTCTCCTCCACCAGCAGGAACCTGGCTATCGCCGGCTACGCCCCCTGCGTCAGTTCCGCCCCCCCTGGGGGGACCGACCGGGATGATGGCGGCAGCGTCGTTCCTCCGGAACAGGTCGTGGGGGAGGGGGGCGATCTGCTGCGCACCGCCCGCGAGACAGGGGCGGATCTGATCGTCGTTGCCCTCACCGAACGGCGGGGCTTCTTTCCCCTTGCTGATGTGCTCAAGTGCAAGCTGAGCGGCATAACGGTCATGGACGCCCCCTCGTTCTACGAATTCGTCACCGGCAGCCTGCTGCTGGAATCCATCACCCCCAGTTGGTTCATCTTCTCCAGCGGATTCCGCAGAACCACCCTCTTCAACATCTCCAAGAGAGTCATGGACATTCTCCTTGCCCTGGTGGGGCTGCTGCTGACCTTCCCGCTCTTCCCCCTGATGGCCGTTGCGATCAGGCTGGATTCCCCCGGCCCGGTGTTTTTCAGGCAAGAGCGCGTCGGCGCCGGCGAACGGCTGTTCACGCTGATCAAGTTCAGGACCATGCGCCAGGATGCCGAGCAGGCCACGGGCGCAGTCTGGGCCGAGAAGAACGACCCCCGTGTCACCCCCCTGGGGAGCTTCCTCAGGGGCTCCCGCATCGACGAGATCCCCCAGTTGATCAACGTCCTCAAGGGGGAGATGAGCCTGATAGGCCCCCGGCCGGAGCGTCCCGAGTTCGTCGAGAAGTTGAAGCTGGTCATCCCCTACTATTCCAAACGCCACTTCATCAAGCCCGGATTGACAGGCTGGGCACAGGTCAGGTATCCTTACGGGTCGTCCGTGGAGGATGCCGTGGAGAAGCTGCGCTATGACCTCTACTACACGAAGAACGTCTGTCCGTTTCTCGACACGCTGATCTTCCTGGAAACCATCAAGGTCGTCCTGTTCGGACGTGGCGGCCGCTAA
- a CDS encoding fumarate reductase/succinate dehydrogenase flavoprotein subunit produces the protein MILDGKCPTGPIQQTWDKHRFDLKLVNPANKRKYNVIVVGTGLAGGAAAASLGELGYNVQAFCYQDSPRRAHSIAAQGGINAAKNYPNDGDSIYRLFYDTIKGGDFRAREADVWRLAQVSNNIIDQCVAQGVPFARDYAGYLDNRSFGGAQVSRTFYARGQTGQQLLLGAYTALSRQINAGTVKMYNRREMLDLVVVDGVARGITVRNLITGEIESYAADAVCLATGGYVNVFYLSTNAMGCSVTAIWKAHKKGAFFANPCYTQIHPTCIPQAGDYQSKLTLMSESLRNDGRCWVPKKKEDCGKHPNEIPEDARDYYLERKYPSFGNLAPRDIASRAAKEACDDGRGVGPGGRGVYLDFAASIKRVGQPKIAERYGNLFEMYEKITDEDGYKRPMRMYPAPHYSMGGLWVDYNLMSNIPGLFVLGEANFSVHGANRLGASALMQGLADGYFVIPYTIGGYLAGIKDPGTIKADHPEFRKAEDDVKSSVNKYLSINGKKTTSEFMRELGSLMWENCGMARTKESLESNLQKIPALREEFWKNVKVSGTGADFNQQLENAGRTADFLEFAELMCRDALHRNESCGGHFREEYQELGEAQRDDVNYCYVGAWEYKGVGKEPELHKEPLKFDNVHLAIRSYK, from the coding sequence GTGATACTTGATGGAAAATGTCCTACTGGACCTATTCAGCAAACCTGGGACAAGCACCGCTTCGATCTGAAGCTGGTCAATCCTGCCAATAAGCGTAAATATAACGTCATCGTGGTCGGTACCGGTCTGGCCGGTGGCGCCGCCGCCGCTTCGCTCGGTGAACTGGGCTACAATGTTCAGGCCTTCTGTTATCAGGATTCCCCTCGCCGCGCGCACTCCATCGCCGCACAGGGTGGTATCAACGCTGCCAAGAACTATCCCAATGACGGTGACTCCATCTACCGGCTGTTCTACGACACCATCAAGGGGGGCGACTTCCGCGCCCGTGAAGCCGACGTCTGGCGTCTGGCCCAGGTGTCCAACAACATCATCGACCAGTGCGTCGCCCAAGGCGTTCCCTTTGCCCGCGACTATGCCGGCTACCTGGATAACCGCTCCTTCGGTGGCGCCCAGGTTTCCCGTACCTTCTACGCCCGTGGCCAGACCGGTCAGCAGCTCCTCCTGGGCGCCTACACCGCCCTGTCCCGCCAGATCAACGCCGGTACGGTCAAGATGTACAACCGCCGCGAAATGCTCGATCTGGTGGTGGTTGACGGCGTTGCCCGCGGTATTACCGTCCGCAACCTGATCACCGGCGAGATCGAAAGCTATGCAGCCGATGCCGTCTGTTTGGCAACCGGTGGCTACGTCAACGTATTCTACCTCTCCACCAACGCCATGGGCTGCTCGGTTACCGCCATCTGGAAGGCACACAAGAAGGGCGCCTTCTTCGCCAACCCCTGCTACACCCAGATTCACCCGACCTGTATCCCCCAGGCCGGCGACTACCAGTCCAAGCTGACCCTGATGTCCGAGTCGCTGCGTAACGACGGACGCTGCTGGGTTCCCAAGAAGAAAGAGGACTGCGGCAAGCATCCCAACGAGATCCCGGAAGATGCCCGTGACTACTACCTGGAGCGCAAGTACCCCTCATTCGGTAACCTGGCTCCCCGCGACATCGCCTCCCGCGCCGCCAAGGAAGCCTGCGACGACGGTCGTGGCGTCGGCCCCGGCGGCCGTGGTGTGTACCTGGACTTCGCCGCTTCCATCAAGCGCGTCGGCCAGCCGAAGATCGCCGAGCGTTACGGCAACCTCTTCGAAATGTACGAGAAGATCACCGACGAGGACGGTTACAAGCGTCCCATGCGTATGTACCCCGCGCCGCACTACTCCATGGGCGGCCTGTGGGTCGACTACAACCTGATGAGCAATATCCCCGGCCTGTTCGTCCTCGGTGAGGCAAACTTCTCCGTGCACGGCGCCAACCGTCTGGGTGCTTCCGCTCTCATGCAGGGTCTTGCCGACGGCTACTTCGTCATTCCTTACACCATCGGCGGCTATCTGGCCGGCATCAAGGATCCGGGCACGATCAAGGCCGACCATCCCGAGTTCAGGAAGGCCGAGGACGACGTCAAGTCCAGCGTCAATAAATACCTCTCCATCAATGGCAAGAAGACAACTTCGGAGTTTATGCGCGAACTGGGTTCCCTGATGTGGGAAAACTGCGGTATGGCTCGCACCAAGGAATCCCTGGAGTCCAACCTGCAGAAGATTCCTGCACTGCGCGAAGAGTTCTGGAAGAATGTCAAGGTGTCCGGTACCGGTGCTGACTTCAATCAGCAGCTGGAAAACGCCGGCCGCACCGCCGACTTCCTCGAGTTCGCCGAGCTCATGTGCCGCGATGCCCTGCACCGCAACGAATCCTGCGGTGGCCACTTCCGCGAAGAGTATCAGGAACTTGGCGAAGCCCAGCGTGACGACGTCAACTACTGCTATGTCGGCGCGTGGGAGTACAAGGGCGTTGGCAAAGAGCCCGAGCTGCACAAAGAGCCTTTGAAGTTTGATAATGTACATCTTGCCATAAGGAGCTACAAGTAA
- a CDS encoding XrtA/PEP-CTERM system exopolysaccharide export protein, translating into MRLIPLFLMLLLALPLSCHAADYVIGEGDGLDVAVWGVKELTFSVRVRPDGKITVPGLGDLSASGQTPTELQKSLTEKLKDLVKNPIVTVTVREITNSKVYIFGSGINSGVYDLNRRTSLLQLLCSIGSQASVDSTSAAGSAGGATSKVADYKRAYVLRNGKKIKENFYRLFIDGDTSEDVIIESNDSIFVPQLLDRNIYVLGAVATPRALEYREGIKVMEAILEAGGFTKFADQNDVIIRRKEGTKDVALEVKAKKLIKDGDLTQNVPLRPGDYVVVRESIF; encoded by the coding sequence ATGAGGCTGATACCGCTGTTTCTGATGCTGCTGCTGGCGCTTCCGCTCTCCTGCCACGCCGCGGATTACGTGATCGGCGAGGGGGATGGACTGGATGTTGCTGTCTGGGGCGTCAAGGAACTGACCTTTTCGGTCAGGGTCCGTCCGGATGGTAAGATCACCGTGCCCGGCCTGGGTGACCTTTCCGCCAGCGGGCAGACACCGACCGAGCTGCAGAAAAGCCTGACGGAAAAGCTTAAGGATCTGGTGAAGAACCCGATAGTAACCGTAACCGTGCGCGAGATAACCAACAGCAAGGTGTATATTTTCGGGAGTGGAATAAATTCAGGGGTATACGATCTCAACCGGCGCACCTCACTCTTGCAGCTCCTCTGCTCCATCGGCAGCCAGGCCTCCGTGGATTCCACGTCAGCGGCGGGTTCAGCGGGTGGAGCCACCTCGAAAGTAGCCGATTACAAGCGCGCCTATGTGCTGCGTAACGGCAAAAAGATCAAGGAAAACTTCTACCGCCTGTTCATCGACGGCGACACCTCTGAAGATGTGATCATCGAATCCAATGACTCCATTTTCGTTCCCCAGCTCCTGGACCGGAATATTTATGTTCTCGGCGCGGTGGCAACGCCGCGCGCCCTCGAATACCGCGAGGGGATCAAGGTGATGGAGGCGATTCTGGAGGCGGGTGGCTTCACCAAGTTCGCCGATCAGAACGACGTCATCATCCGCAGGAAAGAGGGGACAAAGGATGTGGCCCTCGAGGTGAAGGCAAAGAAACTGATCAAGGATGGCGACCTGACCCAGAACGTGCCTCTTCGGCCGGGAGACTACGTCGTGGTCAGGGAGAGCATCTTCTGA